From one Streptomyces sp. ICC1 genomic stretch:
- a CDS encoding FdhF/YdeP family oxidoreductase has translation MTPPEHHAVGVHAVINAMLMARRQMGVVRSARTLLRVNQPDGFDCPGCAWPEEGKVHRAEFCENGAKAVAEEATRRRVAPELFARHPVAELLGMSGHWLGQQGRLTHPMLLEEGADHYVPVDWERAFEIIGEEFAALDSPDEAVFYTSGRTPNEPAFALQLFARKLGTNNLPDCANMCHEATGDALVETLGVGKGSVSLEDVHRADLVIVAGQNPGTNHPRMMAALEETKGNGGRVISVNPLPEAGLERFKNPQRPRGVVGAGTQLTDLFLQIRAGGDLALFRALNLLLLEADDADPAAGVIDRAFIAEHTLGHAAWEAEARTTDWDEVLAATGLPREQIEQAARMVLEAKSVIVCWALGLTQHKHSVPTLREVVNFLLLRGNVGRPGAGVCPVHGHSNVQGDRTMGIYERPAEAFHEALGKEFGFTSPRRHGYDSVNAVRAMRDGKVKVFVGMGGNFVAAAPDTPVTEEAVRRCALTVQISTKLNRSHLVTGRRALILPTLGRSDEDRTAAGPQFVTVEGSMGLVHASRGRMAGGPALRSETAIVCAMARAALGPADDVPWEEFEGDYDRLRDRIERVVPGFEDFNARVRVPGGFALPHAPRDERRFPTRTGKANFTVNAMVVLDLPEGRLLLQTLRGHDQYNTTVYGLDDRYRGVHDGRRVVLVNPADIAALGLTEGAHTDLVSEWPDGRERRAAHFKVVSYPTAVGCAAAYMPEATVLVPLDHTGDISNTPAYKSVVIHLEPDSGPDAVVVI, from the coding sequence ATCACCCCGCCCGAGCACCACGCGGTCGGCGTGCACGCGGTGATCAACGCGATGCTGATGGCGCGGCGGCAGATGGGCGTCGTACGCAGTGCCCGCACCCTCCTGCGGGTCAACCAGCCCGACGGCTTCGACTGCCCGGGCTGCGCCTGGCCCGAGGAGGGCAAGGTCCACCGGGCCGAATTCTGCGAGAACGGGGCCAAGGCCGTGGCCGAGGAGGCCACCCGGCGGCGAGTCGCGCCCGAGCTCTTCGCCCGGCACCCCGTGGCCGAGCTGCTCGGCATGTCCGGCCACTGGCTGGGACAGCAGGGCCGGCTCACGCACCCGATGCTCCTCGAAGAGGGCGCCGACCACTACGTCCCCGTCGACTGGGAGCGGGCCTTCGAGATCATCGGCGAGGAGTTCGCCGCCCTGGACTCACCCGACGAGGCCGTCTTCTACACCTCCGGGCGCACCCCGAACGAACCGGCCTTCGCGCTCCAGCTCTTCGCCCGGAAGCTGGGCACCAACAACCTCCCGGACTGCGCCAACATGTGCCACGAGGCCACCGGGGACGCGCTGGTGGAAACCCTCGGGGTCGGCAAGGGGAGCGTGTCCCTGGAGGACGTCCACCGGGCCGACCTGGTGATCGTCGCCGGACAGAACCCGGGCACCAACCACCCCCGGATGATGGCCGCCCTGGAGGAGACCAAGGGCAACGGCGGCCGGGTCATCAGCGTGAACCCGCTCCCCGAGGCGGGCCTGGAACGGTTCAAGAACCCGCAGCGCCCGCGCGGAGTCGTCGGCGCCGGCACACAACTGACCGACCTGTTCCTGCAGATCCGCGCGGGAGGCGACCTCGCGCTGTTCCGCGCGCTCAACCTGCTCCTGCTGGAGGCCGACGACGCGGACCCCGCGGCCGGCGTCATCGACCGGGCCTTCATCGCGGAGCACACCCTCGGCCACGCGGCTTGGGAGGCGGAGGCCCGCACCACCGACTGGGACGAGGTCCTCGCCGCCACCGGCCTGCCCCGCGAGCAGATCGAACAGGCCGCGCGGATGGTGCTCGAAGCCAAGAGCGTCATCGTGTGCTGGGCGCTCGGCCTTACCCAGCACAAGCACTCCGTGCCCACCCTGCGCGAGGTCGTCAACTTCCTGCTCCTGCGCGGCAACGTGGGCCGCCCCGGCGCCGGCGTCTGCCCGGTCCACGGCCACTCCAACGTGCAGGGCGACCGCACGATGGGCATCTACGAGCGGCCCGCCGAGGCCTTCCACGAGGCGCTCGGCAAGGAGTTCGGCTTCACCTCGCCGCGCCGCCACGGCTACGACTCCGTCAACGCCGTCAGGGCGATGCGCGACGGCAAGGTGAAGGTCTTCGTCGGCATGGGCGGCAACTTCGTCGCCGCGGCCCCCGACACCCCGGTGACCGAGGAAGCCGTACGCCGCTGCGCGCTGACCGTGCAGATCTCGACCAAGCTCAACCGCTCGCACCTGGTCACCGGCCGCCGGGCCCTGATCCTGCCGACCCTGGGGCGCTCGGACGAGGACCGCACGGCGGCGGGGCCGCAGTTCGTGACCGTCGAGGGCTCGATGGGCCTGGTGCACGCCTCGCGCGGGCGCATGGCGGGCGGACCGGCGCTGCGCTCGGAGACCGCGATCGTCTGCGCGATGGCCCGGGCCGCGCTCGGCCCCGCCGACGACGTGCCCTGGGAGGAGTTCGAGGGCGACTACGACCGGCTGCGCGACCGCATCGAGCGGGTCGTCCCCGGCTTCGAGGACTTCAACGCCCGGGTCCGGGTGCCCGGCGGATTCGCCCTGCCGCACGCGCCCCGCGACGAGCGCCGCTTCCCCACCCGCACCGGCAAGGCCAACTTCACGGTCAACGCCATGGTGGTCCTCGACCTCCCCGAAGGCCGGCTGCTCCTGCAGACCCTGCGCGGCCACGACCAGTACAACACCACCGTCTACGGCCTCGACGACCGCTACCGCGGTGTCCACGACGGACGCCGCGTCGTCCTGGTCAACCCGGCGGACATCGCCGCGCTCGGCCTGACCGAGGGCGCCCACACCGACCTGGTGTCCGAGTGGCCCGACGGCCGCGAGCGCCGGGCCGCCCACTTCAAGGTGGTCTCCTACCCGACCGCGGTCGGCTGCGCCGCCGCCTACATGCCGGAGGCCACCGTCCTGGTGCCCCTCGACCACACCGGGGACATCAGCAACACCCCCGCCTACAAGTCGGTGGTCATCCACCTCGAGCCGGACAGCGGCCCGGACGCCGTCGTGGTGATCTGA